A genomic segment from Nitrospinota bacterium encodes:
- a CDS encoding radical SAM protein: MFRLTGLLKAAYGADTADSAPPGNGKHRAAPAGGPVVIWNLTRRCNLVCAHCYAWATDATYRTELSGPDALRVVDDLKEAGCRQLIFSGGEPLLRSDIFDLAARAKKAGMLISLSTNGTVITDAIAGRIRDTGFDYVGVSLDGVGATHDRFRGKEGAFEESLAGLLRCKRRGLKTGLRFTITTENLPELPFLFRLAEEQGFHKIYISHLVSSGRGRLNMALDPDLTAMRGVMDYIFEKGREYVENGNPVEIVTGNNEADAAYFLLKIRESRPERFAKLLSRLRRWGGNSSGIGIANIDARGNVHPDPLLSSITLGNVLEKPFGEIWRESGDPALERLRERPRQIGGRCGSCVWLDVCNGGSRARAAGAGNIWGADPGCYLTEEEIHAAEMVAS; this comes from the coding sequence ATGTTTCGGCTGACCGGACTGCTAAAAGCCGCCTACGGGGCGGATACCGCCGATAGCGCGCCGCCGGGGAACGGGAAACACCGCGCCGCCCCGGCCGGCGGGCCGGTGGTGATCTGGAATCTCACCCGGCGGTGCAACCTGGTCTGCGCCCACTGCTACGCATGGGCGACCGACGCCACGTACCGCACGGAGCTTTCCGGGCCGGATGCCTTGCGGGTGGTGGACGATCTGAAAGAGGCCGGCTGCCGCCAGTTGATATTTTCCGGCGGCGAGCCGCTGTTGCGTTCCGATATCTTTGATCTGGCCGCGCGGGCGAAAAAGGCCGGGATGCTCATCTCGCTTTCCACCAACGGCACGGTGATCACCGATGCCATAGCCGGCCGCATCCGCGATACCGGATTCGATTATGTGGGGGTGAGCCTCGACGGCGTCGGGGCCACGCACGACCGGTTCAGGGGGAAGGAAGGGGCGTTTGAAGAGTCGCTGGCGGGGCTGTTGCGCTGCAAGCGGCGGGGGCTCAAAACGGGGCTGCGCTTCACCATCACCACGGAAAACCTCCCGGAACTGCCGTTCCTTTTCCGGCTGGCGGAGGAACAGGGATTCCATAAAATTTATATTTCCCACCTCGTTTCGTCGGGGCGGGGACGGCTGAACATGGCGCTGGATCCCGACCTGACGGCGATGCGGGGCGTGATGGATTACATTTTCGAAAAGGGGCGGGAGTACGTCGAAAACGGAAACCCCGTCGAAATCGTCACCGGCAACAACGAGGCCGATGCCGCCTATTTTCTGCTGAAAATACGGGAAAGCCGCCCCGAACGGTTCGCCAAGCTGTTGTCGCGGCTGCGCCGGTGGGGGGGGAACAGTTCCGGCATCGGCATAGCCAATATCGATGCGCGCGGGAACGTCCACCCCGATCCGCTTCTGTCATCCATCACGCTGGGCAATGTGCTGGAAAAGCCGTTCGGCGAAATATGGCGCGAAAGCGGCGATCCGGCGCTGGAACGGCTGCGCGAACGGCCCCGCCAAATCGGGGGGCGTTGTGGAAGCTGCGTGTGGCTTGACGTCTGCAACGGCGGATCGCGCGCCCGCGCCGCCGGAGCGGGTAACATCTGGGGGGCCGATCCCGGCTGCTACCTGACCGAAGAGGAAATACATGCGGCTGAAATGGTTGCTTCTTAG